Genomic window (Aquimarina sp. BL5):
TCCATAACAGTAGTTACAGTTTGAGAATTTAAGCTAGCGGTTACTAATAAAAAAAGTAGAGCGTAGAGAGTTTTCATATCATTCATAATTTTTAAAATTAACTTCGAAACTAATTTCAAAAACTATGATAAACGACCGTTTGGATACAGTAATACTAATTTATTATACTATTCCCATTTTCTTTATATAATTACTTGGGGTATCATTCTTGATCATTTTGAAAGCTTTATTAAAAGTTGATTTTGAATTAAAACCCGAATCTAATGACAAAGCCAAAATGGTATGATTAAAGTGTTCTCCCTTTTGAATTTTAGAAATAAACTCTTGGACTCTATACTTATTTATATAATCATAAAAACTACAGTTATGTATATTATTAAGTAACCAAGATACATTGTTCGTAGAAGTATTTAGTTCTTCAGAGAGATCCTTTAATGTAAGTTCATTATTAAGATATATTTTTTTACGAACCATAAGATCTTCTAAGTTCTTTTTTAGTATTTCTAATTCTTCACCATTCAATCTCCCTTTTTGGGCTTCTTTTTTCTTTATGAGTGGAACTCTAAATATTTCAGGCTGTTTTAAACTAAAAAAACCTACGATATAAATAAATATGGGAATGGTCATCCAGATTAAATGATAGCTGATGAAACGCAACTCTTTAAACCTCATAAAATAGTTAGCATAGCTTATTACCCATAGCATCAAGAAAATTGAAATTCCAAATAAAAAAAACTTTAGGAAAGTCTGTACTTTCTGCGAATAAGAAAGATTAGCTTTTTCTGCTGTTTTATAAATTCTAAGTAGATGATATGATTTAATCATATACACCAAATTGCTTATCAAACCAACAGTCTCTACAATGAAATATATAAAGTTAAGAGTTCCTTGTCCAACCAAGATTTTAAATTCTTCTGTGGTATAAAATAATGTCCAACTAAAAAACACTATATGAACAAAAGCCGGAATAAAATGATACCACGGAATCTTATAATTTGGAGATTCATAAAAAGTTAATCTTCTTATATAGGTGTAGAATAAAGGTCCGAAAACAAAAATCAAAGTATCTACAAACCCTGCAATTCTGGAAAACAAAGGTCCTGAGAATCGTGGGTAAAATATTCTACCTACAAGCATTAGAGAAGCTATTAACAAAATAAAAGACAAAACCTTATTCGCTGGTTTGTTTTTATTATGAATTAATGAAAGTGTAATAGCAAGAAAAACCCCTTGACTAATTCCTAAGACAAATAATAAATCTACTATTCCAAAAGAATTCATATATGCAGTTAAAAGTTATATTTCAAATCTAAATAAATTTAGATATATCAGCGACCGATTGGGTACACAAATACTTCTTACTATAAACAATCTTATACTATAAAAGTCACAGTTGTTCTTAATTCAACAGTTAATAATTTAGTTTTAAGATTAATTTATATTCAACAATAGGATACGTACAAAAGAAGAGAATTCCCCTTTTTTAAAGAGTTTTTCATAAAACCTGAAGAATAATAAACGATTCTTCAGGTTTTGTTTTATTTATGATGCTTCTTATACTCCGTCACATTGCGCTCCTGCACCACCACAGTTTGAATTCATGTCTTGTAACGCATCAATTAATGTTCCTTCTAGATAGATATAGCCATTTCCACCTCCCTCAAATCCGCAAGTACATACAAAACGTTGTCCTGCTATAATTACTTTTTGTTTGCTCTTGGTAAGAATTTCTATACCTTCTAATTTCAAAATGTTTTGTAACATAATTTTTGATTTTAAAAATGATTAATTCCGAACATTTTATAGACAGTCAGGATTTTGTCTACTCTTCGCGAATGAGGTTTGTTACTTAAAAGTTCCTAATACTATTTTTTGTTACCCATAACTAAAAAAAGATCGAAATCTTCATGTCTCGATCTTTTTTAATATTCGAATTAGCCTTACATTAATTAAACAGGTTCACCAATTG
Coding sequences:
- a CDS encoding AraC family transcriptional regulator, which codes for MNSFGIVDLLFVLGISQGVFLAITLSLIHNKNKPANKVLSFILLIASLMLVGRIFYPRFSGPLFSRIAGFVDTLIFVFGPLFYTYIRRLTFYESPNYKIPWYHFIPAFVHIVFFSWTLFYTTEEFKILVGQGTLNFIYFIVETVGLISNLVYMIKSYHLLRIYKTAEKANLSYSQKVQTFLKFFLFGISIFLMLWVISYANYFMRFKELRFISYHLIWMTIPIFIYIVGFFSLKQPEIFRVPLIKKKEAQKGRLNGEELEILKKNLEDLMVRKKIYLNNELTLKDLSEELNTSTNNVSWLLNNIHNCSFYDYINKYRVQEFISKIQKGEHFNHTILALSLDSGFNSKSTFNKAFKMIKNDTPSNYIKKMGIV